One window of Aspergillus oryzae RIB40 DNA, chromosome 3 genomic DNA carries:
- a CDS encoding uncharacterized protein (predicted protein), with product MSTDFYTEAEHHLNLAVREVSTLVTQIQPNNSASLYVSTIFIFLSSLVKGPQTGEYMAFRDDGNPGHLSLFLGVPSILELCQTDIHPSVFAIHGGEEEQQHPSPETPLNTNTQHNPETPTHYEDHLAAFRELLSTLIPTSDPRASSYQQSLNQLHFSLHAVLGPLGLGCRLSRWSLLGCIDFRMRLSMICNEESHLLLSSLPSLPCC from the coding sequence ATGTCGACAGACTTCTACACCGAGGCAGAACACCATCTCAACCTTGCAGTACGCGAGGTCAGCACACTCGTCACGCAAATTCAACCCAATAATTCAGCCTCTCTGTACGTGTCtaccatcttcatcttcctctcctcaCTAGTCAAAGGCCCCCAAACAGGTGAGTACATGGCCTTTCGGGACGACGGGAATCCAGGCCACCTCAGCCTGTTTCTCGGCGTCCCATCGATCTTGGAACTATGCCAAACCGACATCCACCCCAGTGTGTTCGCGATCCACGgcggcgaggaagaacaacaacacccaAGTCCAGAAACCCCACTGAACACCAACACCCAACACAACCCAGAAACTCCCACCCATTACGAGGATCACCTCGCCGCGTTTCGTGAGCTACTCTCCACTCTCATCCCCACCTCCGACCCCCGCGCATCCAGTTACCAGCAATCCCTGAACCAGCTTCATTTCAGCCTCCACGCCGTCCTGGGTCctctggggctgggatgTCGCCTTTCCCGCTGGTCTTTGCTTGGCTGTATCGACTTCCGGATGAGATTGTCTATGATCTGCAACGAAGAGAGCCACCTGCTCTTAtcctctttgccttctttaCCTTGCTGCTGA
- a CDS encoding putative feruloyl esterase (predicted protein), translating to MNITSCSPAAIQSPTVFGAEILSLSASWVTNYTLNVPAGFNYNHGDVDVRNAQFCNITVTYTHPGYNDQITVETWLPPRTKWNGRLQATGGGGWQAGRFVLSQFFMSGAIGEGYAATTTDAGLGDAVGPSSWALQSPGNVDYVAFNNLGSRSLNDQAIIGKSLVNSFCGRAPDYAYWSGCSQGGRQGLMLAQRYPTAYDGIVASAPAQSWTKFVSALYYPLLMRQWHGVNPLACELDFLTTEAVAACDAKDGIVDGLISNLTACEYSPYTSVNKTFTCSALNKTMALSPGAALIADAAWSGPQTADGERLWYGVNPGADISQFGSVPGVNSSQSDMWFNLFVAKNASFDTIHMSPKVYEEFFHLGTQEYASTINAADPDLTAFRKAGGKLLTYHGVADESIPTKGTEFYYKSVQNQFPDVQDFFRYFESPGLGHCSGGKGGQPTTIFDALRRRVENGTAPETLPVEYARPEGEPLHRIVCPYPAQAKYMGGDISSVESFRCV from the exons ATGAACATCACATCCTGCTCGCCTGCAGCAATTCAATCTCCCACCGTCTTCGGGGCAGAGATTCTCTCCCTGTCAGCCTCGTGGGTCACAAACTACACCCTCAACGTCCCGGCCGGTTTCAACTACAATCATGGCGATGTTGATGTGCGCAATGCGCAATTTTGTAACATCACCGTGACCTACACGCACCCTGGTTACAACGACCAGATCACAGTTGAGACCTGGCTTCCGCCTCGGACCAAATGGAACGGCCGACTGCAAGCCACAGGAGGTGGCGGCTGGCAAGCTGGACGGTTCGTGCTATCTCAGTTCTTCATGAGTGGCGCAATCGGTGAGGGATATGCGGCGACCACCACCGATGCTGGCTTGGGGGATGCCGTCGGGCCCAGCTCGTGGGCGCTCCAAAGCCCCGGGAACGTTGACTATGTTGCGTTCAACAATCTGGGCTCCCGGTCCTTGAATGATCAAGCTATTATAGGCAAGAGCCTGGTCAACAGCTTCTGCGGTCGAGCTCCAGACTACGCCTATTGGAGTGGTTGTTCTCAGGGCGGTCGACAGGGCTTGATGCTGGCACAGCGGTACCCCACGGCGTACGATGGCATTGTCGCCTCGGCTCCTGCCCAATCATGGACCAAGTTTGTGTCCGCCCTGTACTATCCCCTTTTGATGCGTCAGTGGCATGGAGTCAACCCACTGGCTTGCGAGTTGGACTTTCTGACGACCGAGGCTGTGGCCGCTTGTGACGCGAAGGACGGAATTGTGGACGGGCTCATCTCTAATCTTACGGCGTGCGAATATAGCCCGTACACCTCTGTCAATAAGACTTTCACCTGCAGCGCTCTGAACAAAACAATGGCTCTCAGTCCCGGCGCCGCGCTCATCGCCGATGCCGCCTGGTCAGGACCACAGACCGCGGACGGCGAGCGACTGTGGTATGGGGTGAACCCGGGGGCCGACATCAGCCAGTTCGGCTCCGTACCTGGCGTCAATTCCTCACAGTCAGACATGTGGTTCAACCTGTTCGTGGCCAAGAATGCCAGTTTTGACACTATCCATATGAGCCCCAAGGTTTATGAAGAGTTCTTCCACCTCGGCACCCAAGAATATGCCAGCACCATCAACGCGGCCGATCCAGACTTGACTGCCTTCCGCAAGGCAGGCGGGAAGCTCCTCACTTATCATGGCGTG GCCGATGAGAGCATTCCTACGAAGGGTACCGAATTCTACTACAAGTCTGTCCAAAATCAATTCCCGGATGTCCAGGACTTCTTTCGCTACTTCGAGTCGCCCGGGCTCGGGCATTGCTCCGGCGGGAAAGGCGGCCAGCCGACTACGATCTTTGATGCACTGAGACGGCGGGTGGAGAATGGCACTGCTCCAGAAACCCTCCCGGTGGAATATGCCAGGCCCGAGGGTGAACCGCTGCATCGTATAGTGTGCCCTTATCCCGCCCAGGCCAAATATATGGGCGGAGATATCTCGTCAGTGGAGAGCTTCCGTTGTGTTTAG
- a CDS encoding SUR7/PalI family protein (predicted protein), with amino-acid sequence MGQFGQVVWRGFPCALTIGSLICLVIVGLGCTRAHKAENLYFLRFIQALDEVNNTTGLNDFYSIGLWSYCTGNITDNGTYKTTYCSKPRGGFWFDPIDTWGLNGTNTNDFLPGKLKKSLNMYRNVSLWMAIIYLIAVIATVLEIMTGLMAVGGNRLVSCFAWLLAGVSLLFTTAMSITSTTIFATLAATVKTVLKPHGITGHMGRHIYAATWLAVVLSFLASALWLLDYCCCSRRRTTPRPIAADHQQSYGYSSVPLNGVTAPRHTPYPPAMVFASPPNLQGSYQHPMHQTPTHSTPEDACEPYRHG; translated from the exons ATGGGTCAATTTGGCCAAGTAGTGTGGAGGGGTTTCCCATGCGCTCTGACAATTGGTTCTCTCATCTGCCTTGTCATAGTTGGCCTCGGTTGCACTCGAGCTCACAAGGCAGAGAATCTCTACTTTTTGCGT TTCATCCAAGCCCTCGACGAGGTCAACAACACAACCGGATTAAATGATTTCTACTCGATCGGGCTCTGGAGCTACTGCACCGGCAATATAACAGACAATGGGACTTACAAAACCACCTACTGCTCCAAACCGCGGGGCGGATTCTGGTTTGACCCAATCGACACCTGGGGCCTAAAtggcaccaacaccaatgattttcttcctggCAAACTCAAGAAATCGCTAAACATGTATCGTAATGTGTCGCTGTGGATGGCCATCATCTATCTAATTGCAGTGATAGCCACCGTCTTGGAGATCATGACCGGCCTCATGGCCGTTGGAGGCAATCGCCTGGTCAGCTGCTTCGCATGGCTCCTCGCCGGGGTCTCACTCCTCTTCACCACGGCCATGTCTATCACTTCCACTACCATCTTCGCGACCCTGGCCGCCACCGTCAAAACTGTGTTGAAACCACACGGGATCACCGGGCACATGGGTCGACATATATACGCCGCCACATGGCTCGCGGTGGTGCTATCGTTCCTGGCTAGTGCGCTCTGGTTGCTGGACTATTGCTGCTGTTCCAGGCGTCGCACCACACCTCGGCCGATTGCGGCGGATCACCAGCAGTCATACGGCTATAGCTCCGTGCCATTAAACGGTGTGACTGCTCCGCGGCATACCCCCTATCCACCCGCCATGGTCTTTGCGTCGCCGCCCAACTTGCAGGGGTCATATCAGCATCCCATGCATCAGACCCCGACTCACAGTACACCAGAGGATGCATGCGAGCCGTACAGACATGGCTGA